A stretch of DNA from Paenibacillus albus:
ACGATTGATCGGAGGCGAGCGGTTTCCTTTTTTCGATAAAACCAGCTCTCTCGCTGCCCTTGAAAACGTTACGCTTGAATAGCTCATTGGCATACAATAATTCCCCGGACGGATGCTGCACCACAATGGGAGTAAGTATGGAGTTACTTTTTACCCCTGTAACAATTATTTGGTCTCCAATTGCAATTAACGATTGGCCTGAAGCGGCTTCCTCCATGTTCATGAGCTGATAAAGAGGGACTTTAATGCGCGCCTTCTCTTCCTCCTTCGTCAAAGCCTTGAGCATTCTCATCTCCATGTAGAAGTCGTTTACATCCTTAAGATTGCCGTCATGATCCAAGCTCGTTATCGTTACGTTGTTGTTTCTGTAGAAATCCTGCTCTAGCGATTGAATGACAAGCGAGTTTCCACCAGCATCCATATACGTTGTCTTGAACACCTCAATCTTAGCCTGCAAGTCGCTCACCTTGCGATTCGCATAGTAGTCTTTGAAGAAATAAGTTTGGCCAAAATAAATAACTGCTAAGATGAGCATGCACAACGTTGTCGTCAAAATGAACAGTTTGAGCACAATGGAGCTTCTCATACATGAGCCTCGAACTTGTAGCCCGTCCGTACAATTGTAACAATCGAGGTGGCTCTACCTCCAAGCTTCGTACGCAGGTTGCGGATATGCGTATTCACCGTACGGTCGTCTCCCGCATACTCGTAGCCCCATATCTTCGTAATCAGCTGCTCACGCGTGATGACGATACCTTGATTCTCCATCAGGTAAGTAAGAATCTCGAATTCGGTATGCGTGAAATTAACTAAAACACCGTCAATCATAACCGTCCTTGATGGAAAATGAACCTTAATGCCACGTATTTCTATGGAATCCTCCAGCTTCGAGGGCTTGCCATTCTTACTACGGCTTTCAAGCAGACGCTTCGCCCTTGCGAGCAGAACAGGCGGGCTGTATGGTTTCGTCACGTAGTCGTCTGCGCCCAGCTCAAACCCAAGCAGCGTATCGTCTTCATCGACTCGGGCTGTGAGCATGATGATCGGAACGTCTGAGGATTTGCGGATACGGCGGCATACCGACCATCCGTTCAATTCC
This window harbors:
- a CDS encoding response regulator transcription factor encodes the protein MKTILIVEDEAILREISKDYFLNEGYKVLEAADGKAALELFQAHEVDLIVLDIMLPELNGWSVCRRIRKSSDVPIIMLTARVDEDDTLLGFELGADDYVTKPYSPPVLLARAKRLLESRSKNGKPSKLEDSIEIRGIKVHFPSRTVMIDGVLVNFTHTEFEILTYLMENQGIVITREQLITKIWGYEYAGDDRTVNTHIRNLRTKLGGRATSIVTIVRTGYKFEAHV